In the Mytilus trossulus isolate FHL-02 chromosome 1, PNRI_Mtr1.1.1.hap1, whole genome shotgun sequence genome, one interval contains:
- the LOC134714515 gene encoding GATA-binding factor 2-like isoform X1, translating to MDVSAEQQHASSWLRAEAPRVGSYEPTPGMLPSEDIGEMFTPHFLDQSSHMNAAAGYYNQAARAMGSYRSSHVSASSQVCRPHFPTPLHSWITDAKSMVPHAHSGWPMSPFNSKGLSHVSNSAGQLSGSSSSIPTSSSFNFPPTPPKDGTPENVNAATEYTPESKPVKTDIHDNQSPSYSHTAHPMPTYPSYVTPGSDYAGSLGFHPGSMFKSTIPRPRTKTRSSAGRCSADEMYSMILPGSQRHNIPEGRECVNCGATSTPLWRRDGTGHYLCNACGLYHKMNGQNRPLIKPKRRLSAARRAGTSCANCGTSTTTLWRRNQNGDPVCNACGLYYKLHNVSRPLTMKKDGIQTRNRKMSTKSKKNKKGMMMSDFLKPLEKSFGGFPGMQGMHAPMPTYMGGYPSMGSGHMQNPTGLSHGGFSGGSNYFTPSSYASSFSSIPNISSSGFSSGLNLSTSSMVGAMA from the exons ATGGATGTGAGCGCTGAGCAACAACATGCATCAAGCTGGCTAAGAGCCGAAGCCCCACGAGTAGGGAGCTACGAACCAACACCAGGAATGCTGCCGTCTGAAGACATTGGGGAAATGTTTACCCCTCATTTCTTAGATCAGAGTTCTCATATGAATGCTGCAGCAGGATACTACAACCAGGCTGCAAGAGCAATGGGAAGTTACAGATCATCTCATG tatCCGCATCAAGCCAAGTATGTCGTCCTCACTTCCCCACACCCCTCCACTCGTGGATAACAGATGCAAAATCCATGGTACCACATGCACATTCCGGTTGGCCGATGAGCCCCTTTAACAGCAAAGGTCTTAGTCATGTTTCAAATTCAGCGGGACAACTCTCTGGTTCATCTTCATCCATACCAACATCAAGTTCATTCAATTTCCCGCCAACCCCACCCAAAGACGGAACACCAGAGAATGTGAACGCAGCTACAGAATACACACCAGAATCCAAACCAGTCAAAACAGACATACATGACAATCAGTCGCCATCCTACAGCCACACAGCTCATCCCATGCCGACATATCCATCTTATGTCACACCAGGTTCTGACTATGCCGGAAGTCTGGGATTCCATCCTGGTAGCATGTTCAAGTCAACAATCCCTCGACCAAGAACAAAAACAAGATCAAGTGCTG GACGCTGTTCTGCCGACGAGATGTATTCGATGATTTTACCAGGAAGCCAAAGACATAATATCCCAG agGGGCGAGAATGTGTAAATTGTGGAGCTACTTCAACGCCCTTATGGAGACGAGATGGCACTGGTCACTATCTTTGTAATGCCTGTGGACTGTACCACAAAATGAACGGCCAAAACCGACCACTCATCAAACCTAAGAGACGCTTG tctgCTGCAAGGCGAGCAGGAACCAGTTGTGCCAACTGTGGAACGTCAACTACGACATTATGGAGACGGAATCAAAATGGAGACCCAGTCTGCAATGCTTGCGGCCTTTACTACAAACTTCATAat GTTAGCCGACCTCTTACAATGAAGAAAGATGGCATACAAACACGTAACAGGAAAATGTCAACAAAGagcaagaaaaacaaaaaaggaatgATGATGTCAGACTTTCTGAAACCATTAGAGAAATCATTCGGAGGTTTTCCTGGAATGCAAGGCATGCACGCTCCAATGCCAACATATATGGGAGGATATCCTTCGATGGGATCAGGACACATGCAAAACCCCACAGGATTAAGTCATGGAGGCTTTTCAGGTGGTTCTAATTATTTCACTCCATCAAGCTACGCATCATCATTTTCGAGCATCCCGAACATTTCATCATCCGGGTTCTCATCAGGACTTAACTTGTCAACGTCATCAATGGTAGGAGCAATGGCATAA
- the LOC134714515 gene encoding GATA-binding factor 2-like isoform X2: MDVSAEQQHASSWLRAEAPRVGSYEPTPGMLPSEDIGEMFTPHFLDQSSHMNAAAGYYNQAARAMGSYRSSHVSASSQVCRPHFPTPLHSWITDAKSMVPHAHSGWPMSPFNSKGLSHVSNSAGQLSGSSSSIPTSSSFNFPPTPPKDGTPENVNAATEYTPESKPVKTDIHDNQSPSYSHTAHPMPTYPSYVTPGSDYAGSLGFHPGSMFKSTIPRPRTKTRSSAEGRECVNCGATSTPLWRRDGTGHYLCNACGLYHKMNGQNRPLIKPKRRLSAARRAGTSCANCGTSTTTLWRRNQNGDPVCNACGLYYKLHNVSRPLTMKKDGIQTRNRKMSTKSKKNKKGMMMSDFLKPLEKSFGGFPGMQGMHAPMPTYMGGYPSMGSGHMQNPTGLSHGGFSGGSNYFTPSSYASSFSSIPNISSSGFSSGLNLSTSSMVGAMA; the protein is encoded by the exons ATGGATGTGAGCGCTGAGCAACAACATGCATCAAGCTGGCTAAGAGCCGAAGCCCCACGAGTAGGGAGCTACGAACCAACACCAGGAATGCTGCCGTCTGAAGACATTGGGGAAATGTTTACCCCTCATTTCTTAGATCAGAGTTCTCATATGAATGCTGCAGCAGGATACTACAACCAGGCTGCAAGAGCAATGGGAAGTTACAGATCATCTCATG tatCCGCATCAAGCCAAGTATGTCGTCCTCACTTCCCCACACCCCTCCACTCGTGGATAACAGATGCAAAATCCATGGTACCACATGCACATTCCGGTTGGCCGATGAGCCCCTTTAACAGCAAAGGTCTTAGTCATGTTTCAAATTCAGCGGGACAACTCTCTGGTTCATCTTCATCCATACCAACATCAAGTTCATTCAATTTCCCGCCAACCCCACCCAAAGACGGAACACCAGAGAATGTGAACGCAGCTACAGAATACACACCAGAATCCAAACCAGTCAAAACAGACATACATGACAATCAGTCGCCATCCTACAGCCACACAGCTCATCCCATGCCGACATATCCATCTTATGTCACACCAGGTTCTGACTATGCCGGAAGTCTGGGATTCCATCCTGGTAGCATGTTCAAGTCAACAATCCCTCGACCAAGAACAAAAACAAGATCAAGTGCTG agGGGCGAGAATGTGTAAATTGTGGAGCTACTTCAACGCCCTTATGGAGACGAGATGGCACTGGTCACTATCTTTGTAATGCCTGTGGACTGTACCACAAAATGAACGGCCAAAACCGACCACTCATCAAACCTAAGAGACGCTTG tctgCTGCAAGGCGAGCAGGAACCAGTTGTGCCAACTGTGGAACGTCAACTACGACATTATGGAGACGGAATCAAAATGGAGACCCAGTCTGCAATGCTTGCGGCCTTTACTACAAACTTCATAat GTTAGCCGACCTCTTACAATGAAGAAAGATGGCATACAAACACGTAACAGGAAAATGTCAACAAAGagcaagaaaaacaaaaaaggaatgATGATGTCAGACTTTCTGAAACCATTAGAGAAATCATTCGGAGGTTTTCCTGGAATGCAAGGCATGCACGCTCCAATGCCAACATATATGGGAGGATATCCTTCGATGGGATCAGGACACATGCAAAACCCCACAGGATTAAGTCATGGAGGCTTTTCAGGTGGTTCTAATTATTTCACTCCATCAAGCTACGCATCATCATTTTCGAGCATCCCGAACATTTCATCATCCGGGTTCTCATCAGGACTTAACTTGTCAACGTCATCAATGGTAGGAGCAATGGCATAA